Proteins encoded together in one Thermoplasmatales archaeon BRNA1 window:
- a CDS encoding translation initiation factor 2B subunit I family (IF-2BI): MKARMENGETKDIKAVWFEDGKCRMIDQRELPLKLVIVDFDDYKAVAEAIRNMTTRGAPSIGASAAYAMCLAAIQKADIDEAAKHVKAARPTAFDLFYATDWMVKKLKAGADPVEAADEYANITVDKCRRIGEFGGALIKDGMKLMTHCNAGALATVDVGTALAPMRNAHDAGKKFFVYASETRPRLQGMQLTAWELNQEGIDHAIIPDGSAAYYMSQGVDMIIVGADRIAANGDFANKIGTYDKAIVAKKFGIPFYVAAPVSTFDFSTKTGKDIVIEQRSETEMTEVQGIRIAPVGSKALNPAFDVTTSDLVTGFITEKGIFKPSEIAEMKE, encoded by the coding sequence ATGAAGGCGAGAATGGAGAACGGCGAGACCAAGGACATCAAGGCAGTATGGTTCGAGGACGGCAAATGCAGGATGATCGACCAGAGGGAACTCCCTCTGAAGCTGGTCATCGTGGATTTCGATGACTACAAGGCCGTCGCGGAAGCAATCAGGAACATGACCACCAGGGGAGCTCCGTCCATCGGCGCCTCAGCCGCATACGCAATGTGCCTTGCCGCCATCCAGAAAGCAGACATCGATGAGGCCGCCAAGCACGTCAAAGCCGCCAGGCCCACCGCTTTCGACCTGTTCTACGCCACCGACTGGATGGTCAAGAAGCTCAAGGCCGGAGCCGACCCCGTGGAGGCCGCCGACGAGTACGCCAACATAACCGTCGACAAGTGCCGCAGGATCGGAGAGTTCGGAGGGGCCCTCATCAAAGACGGCATGAAGCTAATGACTCACTGCAACGCCGGCGCACTCGCCACCGTCGACGTCGGTACCGCGCTCGCCCCCATGAGGAACGCCCACGATGCGGGCAAGAAGTTCTTCGTCTACGCCTCCGAGACCCGCCCCAGGCTCCAGGGCATGCAGCTCACCGCATGGGAGCTCAACCAGGAGGGGATCGACCATGCGATTATCCCCGACGGCTCCGCCGCCTATTACATGAGCCAGGGGGTCGACATGATTATCGTCGGCGCCGACAGGATCGCCGCCAACGGGGACTTCGCCAACAAGATCGGAACCTACGATAAGGCCATCGTCGCCAAGAAGTTCGGCATCCCGTTCTATGTCGCCGCCCCCGTTTCCACCTTCGATTTCAGCACCAAGACCGGCAAGGACATCGTCATCGAGCAGAGGTCCGAGACCGAGATGACCGAGGTGCAGGGCATCCGCATCGCACCCGTCGGCTCCAAGGCGCTCAACCCCGCCTTCGACGTCACCACCTCCGACCTGGTCACCGGATTCATCACCGAGAAGGGCATCTTCAAGCCCTCCGAGATCGCGGAGATGAAAGAATGA
- a CDS encoding riboflavin-specific deaminase C-terminal domain protein — translation MSADGKLAGPERKQVRISSDEDIARVKDLRKRYRGILVGVGTVISDDPHLTVKGPMKEENPVRIVLDTNGRTPDDARVLDDLAETVIVTCRECTKDWGTRATVVRAGDGKIDLRRAMELIREELGIESVMVEGGGEVIASFFREKLVGKYTVFVGPQIIGGRTAPTPADGDGRVAPEGIRLKMESCEQLGNGALLTFVPEYRVPSYF, via the coding sequence ATGTCCGCCGACGGCAAGCTCGCCGGACCGGAGAGGAAGCAGGTCAGGATATCCAGCGACGAGGACATAGCCAGGGTCAAGGATCTCAGGAAACGGTACAGGGGGATCCTCGTCGGGGTGGGAACCGTCATCTCCGATGATCCCCACCTCACGGTGAAAGGGCCGATGAAGGAGGAGAACCCCGTCAGGATCGTCCTCGACACTAACGGCCGCACCCCCGATGACGCACGCGTCCTCGACGACCTTGCCGAAACCGTCATCGTCACCTGCAGGGAATGCACCAAGGACTGGGGCACCAGGGCCACCGTCGTCCGTGCGGGGGACGGGAAGATCGACCTCAGGAGGGCCATGGAGCTCATCCGCGAGGAACTCGGCATCGAATCGGTCATGGTCGAGGGCGGAGGGGAGGTCATCGCATCGTTCTTCCGCGAGAAGCTCGTCGGAAAGTACACGGTCTTCGTGGGCCCCCAGATCATCGGCGGCAGGACCGCCCCGACCCCCGCCGACGGGGACGGCAGGGTCGCGCCCGAAGGCATCCGCCTGAAGATGGAGTCCTGCGAACAGCTCGGCAACGGCGCCCTCCTGACCTTCGTTCCCGAGTACCGAGTCCCCAGTTATTTTTAA